A genomic stretch from Xenopus laevis strain J_2021 chromosome 6S, Xenopus_laevis_v10.1, whole genome shotgun sequence includes:
- the tmem68.S gene encoding transmembrane protein 68 isoform X3 — MKHNETCTPDPSLTYVTCLVHLFVEWLELDNLEDYLNYVAYLLWVFTPLIIVFILPVFIVLFLYLSILFLHVYKHKNELKEAYSNSIWDGARKTLATLWDGHASIWHGYELYGLDSIPAEGPALIVYYHGALPVDYYYFVAKVILRKGRTCHSVGDHFLFKIPGFKPLLDLFGVIHGPKEECVKALTNGHLLAVSPGGVREALFSDESYTLVWGKRTGFAQVAIDAKVPIIPMFTQNVREGFRSLGGLRLFRWIYERFKIPLVPIYGGFPVKFRTYLGDPIPYDPNITAVELAEKDMMSLTE, encoded by the exons ATGAAGCATAATGAGACATGTACACCAGACCCATCTCTTACCTACGTGACCTGCCTCGTGCATCTTTTTGTGGAGTGGCTGGAACTGGATAATCTGGAAGACTACCTGAACTATGTAGCTTACCTCCTATGGGTCTTCACTCCACTCATCATAGTGTTCATTCTACCTGTATTCATTGTCCTATTTCTCTACCTATCCATCCTCTTTCTCCATGTGTACAAGCACAAGAATGAGCTGAAAGAGGCCTACTCAAATAGTATATGGGATGGTGCACGGAAAACCCTGGCAACACTGTGGGATGGGCATGCTTCAATATGGCATG gtTATGAACTGTACGGCTTGGATAGTATTCCAGCTGAAGGACCTGCCCTTATTGTGTACTATCATGGAGCACTCCCTGTAGACTATTATTACTTTGTAGCAAAGGTCATTCTCCGCAAAGGGAGAACATGCCATTCAGTAGGGGACCACTTCCTTTTCAAAATACCAG GCTTCAAACCATTGCTTGATTTATTTGGTGTTATCCATGGACCAAAGGAAGAATGTGTGAAGGCTCTCACTAATGGTCACCTATTGGCCGTATCGCCGGGTGGGGTGCGGGAAGCACTTTTTAGCGACGAAAGCTATACTCTTGTTTGGGGAAAGCGGACTGGATTTGCTCAGGTTGCCATTGATGCAAAGGTG CCCATCATCCCAATGTTTACACAAAATGTGCGGGAAGGCTTTCGCTCGCTTGGAGGTTTAC GGCTATTCAGGTGGATTTATGAAAGATTTAAGATTCCATTAGTTCCAATATATGGAGGATTTCCAGTTAAATTTCGTACATACCTTGGGGACCCCATACCGTATGACCCAAATATAACTGCTGTTGAGTTAGCAGAAAAG gatatgatgtcactgacagaataa